A region from the Canis lupus dingo isolate Sandy chromosome 9, ASM325472v2, whole genome shotgun sequence genome encodes:
- the AANAT gene encoding serotonin N-acetyltransferase — protein sequence MQPLRALFLYRDLCCLLDHEDSSICSCHPRSFRSLVGLGLSRVRVTPAATVTHPRVPIFPAPVPADDLQGAGRPFLVTKATPAAGRPGQPPAASMSTQSAHHLESEASHLQPEIPEAPSHRRRHTLPASEFRCLTPEDAASVFEIEREAFISVLGICPLYLDEIKHFLSLCPELSLGWFQEGRLVAFIIGSLWDEERLTQESLTLHRPGGHTVHLHVLAVHHTFRGQGKGSMLMWRYLYHLGSQPAVRRAVLMCEDALVPFYQSLGFHLVGPCAITLGSLTFTELQCFMRGHISLRRNSGC from the exons ATGCAGCCGCTCAGAGCACTCTTCCTATACCGAGACCTCTGTTGTCTACTGGATCATGAGGACAGCTCTATCTGTTCCTGTCATCCCCGAAGCTTCAGATCCTTAGTGGGATTGGGGCTCAGCCGGGTCAGAG TGACACCTGCTGCAACAGTCACACACCCCAGAGTCCCGATTTTCCCGGCTCCTGTGCCTGCGGACGACCTCCAGG GTGCTGGAAGGCCCTTTTTGGTGACGAAGGCCACTCCTGCCGCCGGGCGGCCCGGGCAGCCACCAGCAGCCAGCATGTCCACACAGAGCGCACACCACCTGGAGTCCGAGGCCTCGCACCTGCAGCCGGAGATCCCGGAGGCCCCGAGCCACCGGCGGCGCCACACGCTTCCCGCCAGCGAGTTTCGCTGCCTCACTCCAGAGGATGCTGCCAGCGTGTTTGAGATCGAGCGTGAAG CCTTCATCTCTGTCTTGGGCATCTGCCCACTGTATCTGGACGAGATCAAGCACTTCCTGAGCCTGTGTCCAGAGCTGTCCCTGGGCTGGTTCCAGGAGGGCCGCCTTGTGGCCTTCATCATTGGCTCGCTTTGGGACGAGGAGAGACTCACTCAG GAGTCGCTGACGCTGCACCGGCCGGGGGGCCACACCGTTCACCTACACGTGCTGGCGGTGCACCACACTTTCCGGGGGCAAGGCAAGGGCTCCATGCTGATGTGGCGCTACCTGTACCACCTGGGGAGCCAGCCAGCAGTGCGCCGGGCCGTGCTCATGTGCGAGGATGCACTGGTACCCTTCTACCAGAGTCTGGGCTTCCACCTTGTGGGCCCGTGCGCCATCACCCTGGGCTCACTCACCTTCACTGAGCTCCAATGCTTCATGCGGGGCCACATCTCCCTGCGCAGGAACAGCGGCTGCTGA